Proteins from one bacterium genomic window:
- the rsmA gene encoding 16S rRNA (adenine(1518)-N(6)/adenine(1519)-N(6))-dimethyltransferase RsmA, producing MLRRFGIRPLKRFGQHFLVSQRALDQIVAAAALSEADAVLEIGAGLGTLTQALAARAGHVTAVELDRRLIPVLDDTLSAYPAARIVAGDVLKLPLDRLFGGAPDAPRKIVANLPYNIAATVLIRLLAPALRIERLVVTVQREVAERITASAGTAAYGRLSIAIQFRGAARVVCRIPRGAFLPPPDVDSAVVQIVPSPEPRVAVPDADEFFRIVAAGFGQRRKTLLNALTHGLGLPAGVVATACAECGIEPGVRAERLGLDALGALARALHPVPGRPAG from the coding sequence GTGCTTCGACGGTTCGGCATTCGACCGCTCAAGCGTTTCGGGCAGCACTTCCTGGTCAGCCAGCGCGCGCTCGACCAGATCGTGGCCGCGGCCGCGCTTTCCGAGGCCGACGCGGTGCTTGAGATCGGCGCGGGACTCGGCACGCTCACGCAGGCGCTGGCCGCGAGGGCCGGGCATGTCACCGCAGTGGAGCTCGATCGGCGCCTGATTCCTGTTCTGGACGACACCCTGTCCGCGTATCCCGCTGCTCGGATCGTCGCCGGCGACGTGCTCAAGCTTCCTCTGGATCGGCTCTTCGGGGGAGCCCCGGACGCTCCCCGGAAGATCGTGGCCAATCTTCCCTACAATATCGCGGCGACGGTGCTGATCCGGCTGCTCGCCCCCGCGCTTCGGATCGAGCGCCTCGTCGTGACCGTGCAACGCGAGGTGGCTGAGCGGATCACCGCTTCGGCGGGGACCGCGGCCTACGGGCGGCTGTCCATCGCGATCCAGTTTCGCGGTGCGGCCCGGGTCGTGTGCCGGATCCCGCGGGGGGCGTTTCTCCCGCCTCCCGACGTCGACTCGGCCGTCGTGCAAATCGTGCCCTCCCCGGAACCCCGCGTCGCCGTGCCCGACGCCGATGAGTTCTTCCGGATCGTCGCGGCCGGATTCGGACAGCGGCGGAAGACGCTGCTGAACGCGCTGACTCACGGGCTCGGCCTGCCGGCCGGCGTGGTGGCAACCGCGTGCGCCGAGTGCGGCATCGAGCCGGGGGTGCGCGCCGAGCGATTGGGCTTGGACGCGCTGGGCGCACTCGCGCGCGCCCTGCATCCGGTGCCGGGGCGTCCCGCCGGTTAA
- the ispE gene encoding 4-(cytidine 5'-diphospho)-2-C-methyl-D-erythritol kinase, giving the protein MKELHLNAYAKINLTLDVLGDRPDGYHDIETVLHTVELHDSIILRESDSGITIRCASPDVPPDTQNIVYRAAQHLKEAFRIPKGVEVELTKCIPIASGLGGGSSDAAVTLLGLAQMWKLRLSDGQLLDLAGHVGSDVPFFLAGGAALALGRGERIRPLRPLPTTWVVLARPPIQISTEWAYRVLDHPDTHRRPDTQAVVRAIEAEDAVQVGRLVCNVFEDVVTAHYPAVAAVRDRMLAHKPLGVALSGTGPVVFALAANEADARAIGAALSEPGDLEVIVTRTFAEER; this is encoded by the coding sequence TTGAAAGAGCTGCACCTGAACGCGTACGCGAAGATCAACCTCACGCTCGATGTTCTTGGTGACCGCCCCGACGGCTATCACGACATCGAAACCGTGCTGCACACCGTCGAACTGCACGATTCGATCATCCTCCGCGAAAGCGACAGCGGGATCACGATCCGTTGCGCGAGCCCCGATGTGCCGCCGGATACACAGAACATCGTGTACCGGGCCGCCCAACACCTCAAAGAGGCCTTCCGGATTCCGAAGGGGGTCGAAGTGGAGCTCACCAAGTGTATCCCCATCGCATCGGGGCTGGGTGGCGGTTCCAGCGACGCGGCGGTGACCCTCCTCGGATTGGCGCAGATGTGGAAGCTGCGTCTGTCCGACGGGCAACTGCTCGATCTCGCCGGCCACGTCGGGTCGGACGTGCCGTTCTTTCTCGCCGGTGGCGCCGCGCTAGCGCTGGGCCGGGGCGAGCGCATCCGTCCGCTGCGCCCGCTTCCGACGACGTGGGTCGTGCTCGCGCGTCCGCCGATTCAGATTTCGACGGAGTGGGCGTATCGCGTGCTCGATCATCCGGACACTCACCGCCGCCCCGACACCCAAGCCGTCGTGCGCGCGATCGAGGCGGAGGACGCGGTACAGGTGGGCCGGCTTGTGTGCAATGTGTTCGAAGACGTCGTGACCGCCCACTACCCTGCGGTCGCGGCCGTGCGCGACCGCATGCTCGCGCACAAGCCGCTCGGCGTGGCGCTGTCCGGTACGGGTCCCGTGGTCTTCGCGCTGGCCGCCAACGAGGCCGACGCGCGGGCGATCGGTGCCGCATTGTCGGAGCCGGGAGATCTCGAGGTCATCGTCACGCGTACGTTCGCCGAGGAGCGTTAG
- a CDS encoding NTP transferase domain-containing protein, which yields MPDAQTSPGPRAGQAHAGVSDVLAVTVVVLAGGKPDPALTGAPLPKAFAPLCGRTMVEFVLDALRGTNRTRRIILVGPETPPPALAAVVDVTVRERGGLLENLAAALAELPGDAPVLAVAADVPLLTPLAVSAFLDAALALDADIVYGVVPRADVMRVYPDARKTFVRLRDGVFTGGSLVLLRPRAFERARPVLERAIRARKRPWDLARLFGPATLLGLATGRLRISGLEARVATIAGVRARAVICHEPEIAVDVDRAEDLVLAEGWLTAQAVASHGTEAGEHR from the coding sequence ATGCCCGACGCGCAGACGAGTCCCGGGCCGCGCGCCGGGCAGGCGCACGCCGGAGTCTCCGACGTGCTCGCGGTCACCGTGGTGGTGCTGGCGGGCGGCAAGCCGGACCCGGCACTGACGGGCGCGCCGCTACCGAAGGCGTTCGCGCCTCTGTGCGGCCGGACGATGGTGGAGTTTGTGCTCGATGCGCTGCGCGGGACGAACCGGACCCGCCGCATCATCTTGGTTGGACCGGAGACGCCCCCGCCGGCACTCGCGGCCGTGGTGGACGTGACGGTGCGAGAGCGCGGCGGGTTGCTCGAGAACCTCGCCGCGGCCCTCGCTGAACTTCCCGGAGACGCGCCCGTGCTCGCCGTCGCGGCGGACGTTCCCCTCCTGACTCCCCTGGCGGTGTCGGCCTTTCTCGACGCCGCGCTCGCGCTCGATGCCGACATCGTGTACGGCGTCGTGCCGAGAGCCGACGTGATGCGCGTCTATCCGGACGCGCGCAAGACGTTTGTGCGCCTGCGGGATGGCGTGTTTACAGGCGGCAGCCTCGTGCTGCTGCGCCCGCGGGCATTCGAGCGGGCGCGGCCCGTCCTCGAGCGTGCGATTCGCGCACGCAAGCGGCCGTGGGATCTTGCGCGCCTGTTTGGGCCTGCGACGCTTCTCGGTCTCGCTACGGGCCGCCTCCGAATCTCGGGCCTGGAAGCGCGCGTGGCTACGATCGCCGGTGTTCGCGCGCGTGCGGTGATCTGTCATGAGCCGGAAATCGCCGTCGACGTGGACCGCGCCGAGGACTTGGTCTTGGCGGAAGGCTGGCTGACCGCGCAGGCC
- a CDS encoding ubiquitin-like domain-containing protein, protein MSYGSAALARRLRLRSVRSVVYACAGLGLLLAVVTISGTWGLPILRTVDVSVDGKDMTVHTFKRTVGGVLAAGGISLQADDRVTPAADTLVWPDMRVTVVRAVPFSVVVAGRSYPRRVAAETVGEALRTLGIRVGPIDKVYPGLQAALRPGARVTIERREWRTWVEYGAIPFGSAVVNDVSLFKGNTVVRSTGRVGTKERSVRVLYANGKPAMMEPRAWAVAQAPTPRVIAVGTRAMIASRGEFAGREYMMLEATAYYPGPNNFGGGVGPRTAIGMVAQRGIVAVDPSLIPLGSHLYIEGYGYAVAGDTGGSIRGRRIDLCYNSYGEAIQFGRREVKVYIIGGR, encoded by the coding sequence ATGTCCTACGGTTCCGCTGCGCTCGCTAGGCGCCTTCGGCTCCGCTCGGTTCGATCGGTCGTGTACGCGTGCGCGGGACTCGGTCTTCTGCTGGCCGTCGTGACGATCTCCGGAACCTGGGGACTCCCAATCCTCAGGACGGTCGACGTGTCCGTGGACGGCAAGGACATGACCGTCCATACGTTCAAGCGAACCGTCGGCGGCGTGCTCGCCGCAGGCGGGATCTCGCTCCAGGCCGATGATCGGGTGACCCCGGCCGCGGACACGCTCGTGTGGCCGGACATGCGGGTCACGGTGGTTCGCGCGGTTCCGTTCTCCGTGGTGGTCGCCGGCCGGTCCTACCCGCGGCGGGTCGCCGCGGAGACCGTCGGAGAAGCCCTGCGGACGCTCGGGATTCGGGTGGGGCCGATCGACAAGGTGTACCCGGGCCTGCAGGCTGCCCTGCGTCCCGGCGCTCGGGTCACGATCGAACGGCGGGAGTGGCGGACGTGGGTCGAGTACGGAGCGATCCCGTTCGGCTCGGCGGTCGTGAACGACGTCAGCCTCTTCAAAGGGAACACGGTGGTGCGCAGTACCGGCCGCGTCGGAACCAAGGAGCGCAGCGTCAGGGTGCTGTACGCGAACGGCAAGCCGGCGATGATGGAGCCGCGGGCGTGGGCGGTGGCCCAGGCCCCGACGCCCCGAGTGATCGCCGTCGGCACGCGGGCCATGATCGCCTCGCGCGGGGAGTTCGCCGGGCGAGAGTACATGATGCTCGAAGCGACCGCCTACTACCCCGGTCCGAACAACTTCGGCGGCGGCGTCGGCCCCCGAACCGCGATCGGCATGGTTGCGCAGCGGGGCATCGTCGCAGTCGACCCGTCGCTGATCCCGCTCGGGAGCCACCTGTACATCGAGGGCTACGGGTACGCGGTGGCCGGGGACACCGGCGGATCGATCCGAGGCCGCCGCATCGACCTCTGTTACAATAGCTACGGCGAGGCGATCCAGTTCGGCCGCCGGGAGGTCAAGGTCTACATCATCGGCGGCCGCTGA
- a CDS encoding LCP family protein — protein sequence MANTPDDSSSLPPLEADVAPEAESASTPPAAPRPPRWPQVVRWTLLGVFIAFTLGLAGVAGYVSMHATPAGPTFGWPLKITGRTNILIMGLDRTVSDQNPNVEYPVSRTDTLIAASFDPATHHVYLLSIPRDTRTAIPGHGFDKINAAHAYAGAPLTTRTVENLLGVPFPYYIELHVRGLVHLIDAVGGVTVRIPTDLNYDDNWDGLHIHLKRGHRRLGGAEAMEFSRFRHDPLGDIGRIQRQQEVLDALLVELRQPRIALRADRVLTVLRQDTTTNLDQTQLVALGVFGARLPQGGLVRETLPGRFGGYDGYWLPDPAKDRALVIKFFYGMDAAAFSGTTIEVVNASGSRDIATDALARLNALGLRVVRVATAADASEAVLIVHRGDPAVAHVVAGIIGVRRIVRTPAQGGPDLSVVLGRNPEAATPDPPAHR from the coding sequence ATGGCCAACACCCCCGACGACTCCTCATCGCTGCCGCCTCTGGAGGCCGACGTTGCGCCCGAGGCGGAGTCGGCGTCCACCCCACCGGCCGCGCCGCGGCCGCCCAGATGGCCGCAGGTCGTCCGGTGGACCTTGCTCGGGGTATTCATCGCGTTCACTCTTGGACTGGCCGGAGTCGCCGGATACGTGAGCATGCATGCGACGCCCGCGGGGCCCACGTTTGGGTGGCCGCTCAAGATCACCGGCCGCACCAACATCCTGATCATGGGACTCGATCGCACCGTCAGCGACCAGAATCCCAACGTTGAGTACCCGGTGAGCCGCACGGACACGCTGATTGCCGCGAGCTTCGACCCGGCAACACACCACGTCTATCTTCTGAGCATCCCGCGCGACACGCGCACGGCGATCCCCGGCCACGGGTTCGACAAAATCAACGCGGCACACGCGTACGCCGGAGCGCCGCTGACGACCCGCACGGTCGAGAACCTGCTGGGGGTGCCGTTCCCCTACTACATCGAGCTCCACGTCCGCGGTCTGGTGCATCTGATCGACGCGGTCGGCGGCGTCACCGTCCGTATCCCCACGGATCTAAACTACGACGACAACTGGGACGGGCTCCACATCCATTTGAAGCGCGGTCACCGCCGCCTCGGCGGTGCCGAGGCGATGGAGTTCTCGCGGTTTCGCCACGATCCGCTCGGCGACATCGGGCGGATCCAGCGCCAACAAGAGGTGCTGGACGCGTTGCTCGTGGAGCTGCGCCAGCCGCGGATCGCGCTGCGAGCGGACCGGGTGCTCACCGTGCTCCGACAGGACACCACCACGAACCTCGACCAAACGCAACTCGTCGCGCTCGGGGTGTTTGGGGCCCGCCTGCCCCAGGGGGGGCTCGTCCGCGAGACGCTGCCGGGGCGCTTCGGCGGATACGACGGCTACTGGTTACCGGATCCGGCGAAGGATCGGGCGCTCGTCATCAAATTCTTCTACGGGATGGATGCCGCGGCGTTCTCCGGCACGACGATCGAGGTCGTGAACGCGAGCGGCAGCCGAGACATCGCCACGGACGCGCTCGCCCGCCTCAACGCGCTCGGACTTCGCGTCGTTCGCGTGGCCACGGCCGCCGACGCGTCCGAGGCGGTACTGATCGTGCACCGCGGCGATCCCGCCGTGGCGCACGTCGTTGCCGGGATCATCGGGGTTCGCCGAATTGTGAGGACACCCGCGCAGGGCGGCCCCGACCTGTCCGTCGTCCTGGGGCGGAATCCCGAGGCCGCAACGCCCGACCCGCCCGCGCACCGTTAA